In Amphiprion ocellaris isolate individual 3 ecotype Okinawa chromosome 2, ASM2253959v1, whole genome shotgun sequence, the genomic stretch AGTGTGAAAAAACCTGTTGGCACAAGAGCACTGCAGTAGATTCTGACTGTAGATTTTACTGGAGGAGtacatttgatgtttttaaataCTTAGCAACAGCATGACGTACAGCAAATAAGTAAACTGCAAAAAGCCGTCATCAAAAACTGTCCTCTGACCTGTTGTCAAACCAGCATAACAACCACTGAAAGAAAAGTGAGTGCATAATATCATCATATCCATAAACTAGAACCAATGGGACGGAATCAGCTGCTGCGCTAAGATGCTTTTAAGAAACCAGCCCTCATTAGTGCAACTACGGTAAGAAGGAAAGCTGTAACGATGATGCTGATGATTACGATTGTGATGATAGCgctgatgaagaagatgataCACTGTTCAATGTCAGGAGTGCACAACTAACGTCACACTGTGGGTgtaaagaggagagaagaggagagagatgaagacgagggacagagagaagaaggaggaggaggaaggaaaaggCTGAGAAGTCTTGTGGGATGAAGACTTGGACAAAACAGACCCAGGTTTCTTAAAAAGAGAATCTGGCCCTTTATTTATCAAGTTGctgagaaaacattttttgaagctaaaagtaaaaagcGTTCACCGTGACTCCTCACAGATTAAAGCtaattatgaaatttaaaatctctttaaaaaCGCTCTTCAATGGAAGTGTTTTAGACGATTACACAAGTTGTAACCGGTCAGGATGAGCAAAACATTAGCAGAAGCAATTTGTAAAACTCAGAGTTGGGtattttgaaattttaacatttaatgggTTTCACCCCACTTTTCCcttcttttagtttttcatgtttatcaGGCATGGATGTAAACAGCAAGGATTAAAGTGCACTGAATTTGCTTGTagttatgtttgtgtgttattttaaaatctgtttgccATAATGTGACTATACTTTcctttatgttttcatttaagccaatttcccattattatattcatattagtatgttttaaaaacataaatatattacaTCAACTTCTAGTTATgatgattttgtaaaaacattgtCCTATAGGCCAGATGTAGGctcttattttttcactttgctttACGCAGGGGTGAGACGCCTTAAAAAATCTTCCctaatctttacattttttgaagaaCTAAACTATTGCACTTTACAGAATTCTCAGAAATCTGACAAATACAGGCCCAGAGTTCCAAATGGTCTCAACCACCATAATAAGGCTCATGTAGTTTGATTGTTTTTGACATTCCAAAAACAATATGGTGATAGAATactctttattctttttttgcatGCAATCTAATTtagtttctatttatttctgatttgGAATTTCTGCTTGTGACAGTAATTATCAGCAACTGTCTCAGTTACACAAAGTCTAAAATtgtttatgattatttttttcactacATCTCTTAACAGTAGTTGtaatgtagttttattttggcCCTTAATGCCTTTATGCTGGGGAACAttttaattacaatatttaatCTAAAGTTTGGAGAGAGttgaaagacaaaaagaggAAAGGAAGGGATGGCAtatgagaaaaagacagaaaaagatgagAAAGGGAAAACTCTAAACAGGAGTGATGCCatgaggagagacagacagacaaggaaGGAGATCAAGATTTTGTCCCAAAAACATGCTCTTAAAGCTACAGCGTGCAAAAGTCTGCCTCTTGGTGACAATATTATCATTACAAACCCATACATGAATGCATTACCCTTCGTTAATATGAAAACAACAACGACAACAACAATAAGAAGAACAAtaatgaaatcaaatcagataatGGTACATGTTGCCTTGATTTGAACCACCTCCTTAAACATTAAGGAACTGAGCTGTAGGAAGATCCACCAATAGGCTGCTGGACAGACATGAGCTCCTCCCACTTCAGGAAGTAGCAGTCCCAGATAGTCCCAGCCTCGTCCCACTTAATGTGCTTGTgtcaatatgtgtgtgtgtagtgatgTGTGTACgagaaagagaggaagcagGCTGATAATAGAAAATTAGACGAGTAGGAAGTGTTGAGAGAGtgacacgtgtgtgtgtgtgtgtgtgtgtgtgaatatgccATATGTGTGTTTATTCAGAGTCGGTCCTTGGTGGGCACCCAGATGTAAGGACCAGACTGTTCCTCAATGATCTGCTTCACCTGCGAGTAAACTTCCTCTAGAGTCGAGCCCTGGACTATTCCTGCAAAAGACACATGACCAAATGATGCATTAACATGTAAAGAACACAGGTGGAGACTAGTTGGTGAACACAGTGAAGAATTTGGCTGCTGGAGTTTAAAGAGAGTGAATACTGGACTTATTCCCCACAtagtaaaatacacaatgtaTAAATCACATGATTGGTATTTGTTAATCTTGAAAATTCAACAAAAGTACGTGAAAATTTGTGTCACCCTCTTAACCTCTTGAGGTGGACTTACTCACTTTAAATAAAACGGATATAATGCCACCATCACACACTGAAAGAACAGCTGTTAGTTCTCTTTTTAATGTAAAGAATTTACTCTGAAGCAATGTGGAGTAAAACACAGTTCACACACTGCAACAGTTTGATGTTTTAATATATTCAATGTATCAATGAGAAATAATCTTAATAATAGaatgataattttatttttattgttcaaCCCAACTTTTACAGAATTTTCCACACTTTTTATTGTTCTATTAGAGCTGTAATGGAACACATATGGAAATCTTTACAGGTCATAAactggcattaaaaaaaaagctgccagCTGCTTCTGTTCACATGGAGTCGTCACATCACGCAGGATATTAAGGAGTTAAGGTGCACCTTGGAAAGCAGAAACAGTTtctatatatacagtatgtgtgtgtgctggcagGTGACTGACCGGTGAAGAACTCTGTGAATTCCTGCTCCAGTTTGACAGCCCTGTCGTAGGTCTTCCTCGCCTGCTCCTCAGTTAAACGCTTATTCATCTCTCTGCAGAAAGAGACACCAAGGTCATTAGTAGAAACACAAATTCAAtctaaaaatcatttttagcaTCTCTTCTATGAATATAAACTAtcattagcctcactgatctcTATGAAGGCATGCACTGGTCAAATGATTTGGtgatatttaacttttattacACTGGAACCAcaccaaaatataaacaaacaggAATGGAGCAGTGATTTTCAGGGTAGTTgcaaaaaataatgtcaaaactTTTGTTAAGAAACAGCAAATATCCTCTACAAAACCCAATGAGCTGTCATGGAGCTGTAGATGCTCAAGTCATCCATGTTCGCTTCACAGCTTAACTTGAAAGTCCCTTTGCTGACTAGAACTGTGTGATACCAAAAGTGGCCACTACATGGAACAAACTTTAAgattcacattttcaaaatgaccaTGTCACATGGTAGAAAGCTTAAAAACAAGCTACTCAATGCACCTTGTGGTGAAATagttaaattaaaatacagcGTGTTCCTTATATCATAGCGTTGCTGTCAATATCTACGTCACTTACAGGATGTTGTCGACACTGTGTGGTCTAATGAGGATAGCGATGGGATGGAGGCCTGCCAACTGGAGACGCTTTATCGCATTCCCTGATACATCCAGTATGCAGTGTTTTCCCTGGAAGAGAGACATGCACTCAGACAGCTCTATGGACTCATATGGACTCAGTCATTAATCAGTCTGCTTCCTCTGACCCTACAGTGTTCATTCCCATATTCTGTCTTCCATTCATCTTGTCTGTGTCTCACCTTGTCAGCGACCTCTCTGACAGACTGTATGCTGGTTCCATACAGATGGTTGTTATACTGTCCAGCCTCTATGAACTTGTGTTCCTGAATCTCTCGCTCCATGAGCTCTCTGGAGGACATGAAGTGATAATCTCTGCCGTCCACCTCGTAGTCTCGTCGCGGCCGTGTTGTGTCTGATTTTACACAGattgaggtaaaaaaaatatgcatatgcACATTTAAGTCCAAACTGGCTTGAAACACTCAAAATAAACTCGGATAGCATGAGTTGCAGATGATGACGATGAGTCACATCTGACTTCTTTGTGGATTCTTTACAgacacttattttttttttttgccagtttatagaaaatgaaagatgctttttttcaatttcatttttcattggaCCTTTAATTTCTGATCTATATTTTCCTTTGGAAACAAGGTTTCATTTTCAAGCTGTCTATCACGCAAATCTCCACTCAAACAGTCTGGAAACAACAGCATCAACTTTCAGTGGCTATATGACAAAACCTTCCATCATTTTATGGTTCTGGCATCATAAGTTTGATTTTATAGTTTCATTTTTACGTTTTAAAGTCAAGTTTATGAGGTTGTGTCCCAGTATCTTTTACGGAACACACTGGGATTTTTCATGAAGTTAGAAAACTCACGTGGAACACAGGAGCCAAACTTATCAGGGAACTCAGAGATGAGGTCATCATTAACCCGATCCTTCATTGGTCCGAGCACGATGACTGGCCGTGTGTAATTAACTGGGAAATGAGAAACAGAACTGGGTTAATAtccacataaaacaacaaacagaaagctGAGTTGAGCAGTGAAAACTCCTAAaactaaaaacatgaaaacccaTAGACTTAAAATTATTCACTTGTAACTCTATTAACCCCGTTTTTTTCAGGATAATTTTACTCCCTTTACTTATAAGCTGtagaggaaataaaaataaaatgctcctgcttgtttggatttttttaaacattcactATAGTCTTTGGTAGAGCTAAGTAAAGGATGCAGCTTCAGTGTTCCTTCAAAACAGTGATGAGTGGAATTGTTTTCGTGGAACATTTGCAGCAGGAAGATGATCACTGTCAGTAAAATGGACGATCCACAGTAAATAAGCTGGCAGAGTTGTCTTAGTGCACAATCCAAGtcctctgcaaaacttgacatttttagcGTAAGAGCTTGTTGCTTGGAGGTTGCTGTTGTTTCTCATAGTGACATGGatttcaaaaacagaaacatgcagaTAGAGGAAGAATAAGACAAAGTGGAATTTGAAATGTGCAGCCAATAGTGGGCTTATACCTGTAGGTTatatctggtgagtcagactaaaaaCCAACGGACACTGGATCAAAACAAATAGTCCtggaataaatgaaataaaatgaggaTTTAGGACTGACCTTCCTGTTGCATGACAGGTTGGTAGGTGAGGAAGGCCTCCTCCTGGCCAGCTGTTCAAACAGAATTGATGCACACATTTAGAGACACAGTGGACGGGTTACTGGCTACAAATCACACTCTGGCCCTTTTCTACTTTTGGAGCAAACTTCTTCAACAGCTCAGGAGAAACAGGCTGGAGAAGCAGAGTGAAGGTGACTTGTACACAAACATTCACATGCACAGAAAACTACAATAACCACAGCACACAAATACACGTGTGCATGTAGGCATGACACACccacaagcacacacagagaaaaacacacacactcaaacctACAGCTACATAAAGCAGCTGAGGTTTGCAAGACAAAGTGAAGCAGAAGGACAGAGTGAGCAGTgagtgagaggaaaaaagaaagacagacagagagagagagagagagagagagaggacagaggagggtctacacttacaggaactacTCTCACTATCGCTGGTGCCAGAGGTTACCAGCTCTGGAAGGACAAGACAGGTCAGAgtcagcaacacacacacatacaaacacacacatacagacaaacacacataaaattgCATTCTTTCTGCATCACACAATCACTGACATGgttttacatataaaaacacTATCATTCTATCCATTCATTTTCGACATTTGCTTATTCGCTCTGCATTGTAAGCAGTGCACAATCCTTATCCAAACCTACTAGGCATGTTTGAAAGCATGTGGAGACCTGAAGACTACAGCCTTTGTCTTGAACAATGTCTACTTTAATACATTAAAAGTACAAAAGATTTCTTTAGTAGAAACTAAAATGGGCTTGAATGTTGTACTCATTTAATAAAGGGATTTTTAGAAGATGTACTCTGGAAGTTTTGTACTGCTCTTCCTTAAAGCTGAGGGATTTGTTAGAGATAAGAGGTCcaaatcaaagcagcagaggaCTCAGTAGGCTGCTCAGTAGCCAGCTTCTTTCTAACCCTCTAGCTTGTGATGCAACCATTCTGTTAAACTGGCATCGTTCTGATGGGTTATTTCTTCTGTCTTTAGAGTGGCTGAGTGATTGTCGTAGTGCTTGTTGTGAGAAAATTATTCGTCACGTGTAAACCTAGTTGAATTCACCTTTACAGGGAATGGTTACAAGTAGTGCAAGTCCTTAGATGGCagaaagtcatttttattaGCTTAGTTTTTTTGCACACTGATGGACCCACGTGGGTGTTGTCATGATGAAACAAGGAAACCCCAGAGTTAGAGCAAAACAACTGTCTGCTTTAGCTGTCGACCGTGTAAGCACAAAAAGTCCCAAACCCATGACCAAAACTTCTTAGCCGTCCAGCAAACTTTAATAAACAATTTGCAGTAATGTCCAGTACTACTCTAAGAGCTAAAATGAATCACTCCAACAGAATTATTTGTCTGTAAAAAGAATACCTAAAACGGGGCTGGAGCTGTTTTCTTCGGATTTGATTTCTTGCTTCCCTTcttttatgcaaaaaaataaataaaaagctgcttGTACTTTAAGAGTAACGCCACAGTTTTCAAGTAAAGTGTTGTTTGCTGTAATTAGTCCTTCTTTACATATTGGCAATTTAAATATTCCTGCCAAATGTACTTTTATTGTAAGTGAGGGGGGATGAAATCCACAGATGTATTCTGTGCAGAAATATATTCAGAAGTTTACAATAACTTGGCATGAACAGTTTCAGCAAGAGGAAATCATCCAAACTTACTTAGTATAAAGAGGGATTTTGGTAGCAATGACATTGAAACTTTGGATGACATCCACTTGATTTGAAGAGCTCAGACATCTGAatctttttggttatttttttggcctttttgttttttttatattgcccagtagagagagacaggaaacatggggagaGGAAATGGCCATGGGTTGGActcgaacccatgaccactgcgTCGGGACTATAGCCCTTGTTTGTGGTTCGCTCACTCAACCTGGTGAGCTACAGGGGTCTAAATATTAGATAGTACAGATGTTAATATTAATTTCAAAAGGACCACAAATTTTAACTCGCAACATCTGACTATTGTTATAAGGCAAGGCACCTCTGTACAACAGTTTTGTGGCCTATTACAGAGGTTTTCACCTTGAGCTGTGAACTGGACGTCAGCTGTTAGTAAAAAGCCCAAGTATTCCCAGAATGATGAACTAAAGGAGGACATTAGGAGAAAAGATAAGCTGGGCTGAAACTGATACTGCACAGTCGTGTCAGTTTGATTTGATAGGAGCTGGAGCTATATATACTTTGACCAGCAGGTGTCAGTGATGGAGAGAATACCTACCTTTATCTTCCTGAtcctagagagagagagagagagagagagagagacagagagagagagagagagagagagagagagacagagagagagagagcgacagagagacagagagagagagagagagagagagagagagacagagagagagagagagacagagagacagagagagagagagacagagagagagagagagagagagagacagagagacagagagacagagagagacagagagagagagagagagagagcattatTCATTATACTGAAGACAATTATAACAGTATCTTGACTATTATCAGCAGAAGCCCTGTTTGAAACAAGCTCATGGGTTCTCTattgctaacacacacacacacgcgcgcgcgcgcacacacgcgcgcacacacacacacacacacacacacacacacacacacacacacacacacacacacacacacacacacacacacacacacacacacacacacacacacacacacacagtttaagTGAACAGGACTAATTTCAGTCTTTCTCAAAGCACGGTGTCAGGGgatacattgtgtgtgtgtgcgtgagatAATTTTTAATTATCATCTCTTCACGCAGAGCTGCTGATTCACACAGTGTGAAGAAAACAGACGGAGAGTGAGAGAGCGATCTGACAACACAGTGATATCAATAGCTCGTGTTAAACCAGTGTGTCAGCTCTCATCACCGCGCTGTGTGAAGTGCGATCAAAGTCACGTTGTTGCCTCGCCTGTGAACTCAGACAGGAACTTTCTAGATCCTAAACATCTAAGTAACAAAACGGAAATCTGTGTAGTTTGAACTGGTTTTTAATCAACAGTTAACCCACCTATGCTTTTCCTGGTAACAAGCGGTGTGGATGTTactaacaacaaaaatgcaactGTTAATGAGACAGATTGTTTAACCTTTAGTGTTAATTACAagctaaaaaacaaatatgaataTTACTGTGATAAcggaaatgaaaacatcaattTTCAGTGGTGGCTGACTGCATGGACAGAAATTTTGTGCTGACATCCGTAGAGTGGTTCACTTGGACTATCACGACTGGTaaagatgatgaaatttacatcatgtggaCCCCTGTGTGTTGGGAAAGTATAATGCTGGTTTAATAAGCCATTTCCCACAAACACATAATTAAAACTAGGTGACTTGACAAATAAGAATGAGAAACAACCAtcttaaaatcagcaaaaactatATTTCACCTTCATAGGTCTCTGAAAATCTTATGTGCTGTCTATCagatataattttaaaatagtaACTTATAGAACCACCATAATACTTTTACCCCTCTATAGAAAGCAACAACCTTTACAATCTTTTGTCCTAAGAAGATATTGAAGGTTCTATAATACAGCCTTGTACAACAGTGAAACAAGCATCATCACAGTGAAAGGAAACCACTTTTGTTAGTTGGGTGAAAATCATAAACATTCAGATGGCTTTCATGTCAAACTGTTGAGCCATCCAACCACCCGACCTGCTCACTTTGTGGACTTTCTCAAAACTTCCTGTGTTGCTACCGACAAACAGCAGTGATGATCACTGAGGTCTCTAGATTGCTATTCCACTTGAACctaaacatttttgggaattcgCTGGAACAACTGACgctgttgtttttactgtgcaGCACATTGTGTGTTTAGAACACTTTGTCAGCTATTTCACCAGCGCTAGAAACTAATCCGCTGTTCTTACTCAAACAAAGAAGTGCTTATGGATGTTTGCTGCAACTCTATTGTTGTTTATTCCTTACTTGTGCTGTTATTCTTGACGTTTTATTCTGACGACCCTGTGGGCAGGCTTATCCAGCTATCATGGGGATCCTGATCACATGATTTGGCTCCACTACATAAGTTGATGGCAGTCAGccagtctctgtctcccctgGTGCCTACTGTGTTCAATTTTGCTCTTTGTATGAATTAAATCCCATTTTGTGCTCGGAAAAAGTTACTTACTTTTAGTTACAACTTTTCCCTTAAGACATGTTGCTTTAGACTCAATGGAAAATATACAACACTTACCAATTACCCTGCAGTTACacagtgtttttctgtattataaATGTTGAGTTTCACTTCTTCAAATTATTTCCCTTCTGCATGCACCTTGGAATTAGGTGACACTGTGCTAGAAATTCCTTCCCTGCTATTTCCCTATACATAAAATATTCAGCCCAGATGTAGTTTTCATGTCTTGCCGTTAccaaacaaataattaaattaatctTTTATTGCGAcctctttttaaatatttgagtAAATATGATTGTTCTAGAAGCTAAAACCagatttaattaatattttacataactggttgttttgctctcaTATTGGCACAACATAAATTTGATTATTGATGTAGATATGATGTGCACATTGTAAAGTGGACACGTGGAAAAAGTTTTCCACTGGAAAGACAGTGTCATGCCTTGTTTTGCATCTGCTTTAATAGCCTCTCAACATGTTACCATTTAATCTTCAGTTGAGATCCGGAATGAGTCAGAACACTATTTTATGATGCTTTATGTTGTAAGTGATTAGAGGCTGAGGCTTCTTTATGATAAGATGTATCTGCACTTTACCTGTGGGTCATTTTCTCAACTCATCAGTTAATCATCCAGTTTatgaaatatcagaaaacaGTGGAAACAAACGACACAGAATCATTTCTAAGACTGCAGGGTGACGTCTGAAAGCTCTGTTTTATCTGAGCGAGCGTCTGAAACCCAAAGACGTTCAGTCAGTCTCCAATATGACAAACAAAATCAGTATATGGTCACATCTGAAAGCTGAAATCAGAGCGTGTTCGGCAATTTTTGGCGAATGACTAATCTTCTCAGCTTTACTTGTGATTACTTGTGACATTTCCCTGCTATACTGAGCATCTTGGATTGATGAGAAGACTGCAGAGCCAGCCCATGTGTTTGGTGCAGTGGGTGGTTTAGCTTTTGCATCTGACTGGATCGTTCACTCTGCTCAATCACAGAGACGTACACAGACAActtgacagaaaaatgtttagatttttctgattttattattactactttTATGAAACTATAATCTGTTTGATGGTGTAACAAACTGCTCATTTTGAACGCTGGTAAGTGCGCCAGTGCTTTTGGCGAACTGGTTATATAACAAAGGCAGCTACTCACCGATCTGTCCTGAGACCTCGTCACTCTGACTGTCTTTAGCCTCGACCTCTCCTTCTTTTCTGCCCTATGAGTAGAACAAAAGACAAGAGCAAAATGCTCAGAGACATGCGGAGACAAGATGCAAAGATTTTCCCTCACAACCTAT encodes the following:
- the LOC111580207 gene encoding disks large homolog 1-like isoform X13, with the protein product MMTSSVSSSSTSLRSTQKRTLYVRALFDYDGSASDLGAPNQALPFHFGDILHVSSAGEEEWWPARHLSPPPPNCPEVGVIPSRRRAEKKERSRLKTVRVTRSQDRSDQEDKELVTSGTSDSESSSSGQEEAFLTYQPVMQQEVNYTRPVIVLGPMKDRVNDDLISEFPDKFGSCVPHTTRPRRDYEVDGRDYHFMSSRELMEREIQEHKFIEAGQYNNHLYGTSIQSVREVADKGKHCILDVSGNAIKRLQLAGLHPIAILIRPHSVDNILEMNKRLTEEQARKTYDRAVKLEQEFTEFFTGIVQGSTLEEVYSQVKQIIEEQSGPYIWVPTKDRL